One region of Sulfitobacter sp. THAF37 genomic DNA includes:
- a CDS encoding replication initiation protein: MSKPTKAYRTVDARPSRESLVKPGELVDLIEVTPLTLTDRRIYNQLLENAWEAIDKPVLHVIAKSELRGSHNSNDRVGESIERLMAAIVKVEAVWEGKPAVERVQLLGGNLEMARSDGLLEYEIPPRLRRIISNSTIFARLQREVMFALSSKYALTLYEMVQKRGNLRWRSSEKFTLDALRGVLGVPKGKLTSWSNLRMRAIDPAVEEVSALSDYMVEVTPIKTGRSVTHVELRWWRKDGEATGKVERALQFASPGRRARAEGRAEDVAPVSAPKPRPAWLDRQGASLKTQTYETAKLRHPGYDIYFVEGEWRSWAQGKEPPADPDRAFLAFFRRFAEANPL, translated from the coding sequence ATGTCCAAACCAACCAAAGCTTACCGCACCGTCGACGCCCGGCCAAGCCGTGAGTCGTTGGTCAAACCCGGAGAGCTGGTGGACCTGATAGAGGTCACGCCGCTGACTCTGACCGACCGGCGAATCTACAACCAACTGTTGGAAAACGCCTGGGAGGCGATCGACAAGCCGGTGCTGCACGTCATCGCGAAGTCGGAGCTGCGCGGGTCGCACAACTCGAACGATCGCGTGGGCGAGAGCATCGAACGGCTGATGGCCGCCATCGTCAAGGTCGAGGCGGTCTGGGAGGGCAAGCCCGCCGTCGAACGGGTGCAGCTGCTGGGCGGCAACCTGGAAATGGCCCGGTCTGACGGGCTGCTGGAATACGAGATTCCGCCGCGCTTGCGCAGGATCATCTCGAATTCCACAATATTCGCCCGGCTTCAGCGCGAGGTGATGTTCGCGCTCAGCTCGAAATATGCCCTGACGCTTTACGAGATGGTGCAGAAGCGCGGGAACCTCCGCTGGCGCTCTTCCGAGAAGTTCACGCTCGACGCGCTGCGCGGGGTGCTGGGGGTGCCCAAGGGCAAGTTGACGTCATGGTCGAACCTGCGGATGCGGGCCATCGACCCCGCGGTGGAGGAGGTATCGGCGCTGTCGGACTATATGGTCGAGGTGACGCCGATCAAGACGGGCCGCAGCGTGACCCATGTGGAGCTGCGCTGGTGGCGCAAGGATGGGGAGGCGACGGGCAAGGTCGAGCGGGCGCTGCAGTTCGCCTCGCCGGGCCGCCGCGCCCGCGCTGAGGGCAGGGCAGAAGACGTGGCCCCGGTGTCGGCCCCCAAACCACGTCCGGCCTGGCTGGATCGTCAGGGCGCGTCTCTCAAGACGCAGACCTATGAGACAGCCAAGCTGCGGCATCCGGGATATGACATCTACTTTGTCGAAGGCGAGTGGCGCAGCTGGGCGCAGGGCAAGGAACCGCCAGCGGACCCCGACAGGGCCTTTCTGGCGTTCTTCCGCAGGTTTGCCGAAGCCAATCCGCTGTGA
- a CDS encoding AAA family ATPase, giving the protein MQDFPVSLNEIDNLARRADTVIRRLRERVFSPGAQKSLSVRFNVRTAAEMAGRTEKAVRDAEADGRLPTPEKDPDTGRRTGYSLEQVNRMREVFGTLPHRAPDDPATVLAVQNFKGGVGKSTVVVHLAQYLALRGYRVCVIDCDSQGSTTSIFGLNPDVDVDEDEDTLYPFFRHGGPTSLHYALRATYWPGIAMIPANLGLYDAEYEFAARMVREQSFVLDRLRQGIETISDQFDVILLDPPPALGMISLSVLRAANALLIPAPPNNIDFGSTAHFLKMMGATLNELAEHGGARGYHFVKILATKMNDQKSAHQAIKRVMEAVFPQDLLQAVLKDSAEIDNATANLMTVYEMTGAATRTDTHKRCRVYLDAVGREVETLIRKTWPSHHAVLRKEGIL; this is encoded by the coding sequence ATGCAGGACTTCCCTGTCTCCCTCAACGAAATCGACAATCTTGCCCGGCGCGCGGATACCGTGATCAGACGGCTCCGCGAAAGGGTGTTTTCCCCCGGCGCGCAGAAAAGCCTGTCTGTCCGGTTCAACGTTCGGACCGCAGCCGAAATGGCAGGCCGGACCGAGAAAGCGGTGCGCGATGCGGAAGCCGACGGCAGGCTGCCGACACCGGAAAAAGACCCTGATACCGGCCGCCGTACCGGGTACAGCCTGGAACAGGTCAACCGCATGCGCGAGGTGTTCGGCACCCTGCCCCACCGCGCGCCGGATGATCCCGCGACGGTTCTTGCCGTGCAGAACTTCAAAGGTGGCGTCGGGAAATCGACGGTCGTGGTCCATCTGGCCCAATACCTCGCCCTGCGCGGCTACCGGGTCTGCGTGATCGACTGCGACAGCCAGGGTTCCACCACGTCGATCTTTGGTCTGAACCCGGATGTGGACGTGGACGAGGATGAGGATACGCTCTACCCATTCTTTCGCCACGGCGGACCCACCAGCCTGCACTACGCGTTGCGCGCGACCTATTGGCCCGGCATCGCGATGATCCCTGCCAACCTTGGGCTGTATGACGCGGAATACGAGTTCGCCGCCCGCATGGTGCGCGAGCAGAGCTTTGTTCTGGACCGTCTGCGTCAGGGAATAGAGACGATTTCAGACCAGTTCGACGTGATCCTGCTGGATCCGCCCCCGGCGTTGGGGATGATCTCTCTTTCCGTGCTGAGGGCGGCCAATGCGCTGCTTATCCCGGCGCCGCCCAACAACATCGACTTTGGGTCGACCGCGCATTTTCTCAAGATGATGGGGGCCACCCTGAACGAGCTGGCCGAACACGGGGGCGCGCGCGGCTATCATTTTGTTAAGATTCTCGCGACCAAGATGAATGATCAGAAAAGCGCGCATCAGGCGATCAAGCGGGTGATGGAGGCGGTGTTTCCCCAGGACCTGCTGCAGGCCGTGCTCAAGGACAGTGCGGAGATCGACAATGCCACCGCCAATCTGATGACGGTATACGAAATGACCGGAGCCGCGACCCGAACAGACACGCACAAGCGGTGCAGGGTCTATCTGGACGCGGTGGGCCGGGAGGTTGAAACGCTGATCCGCAAGACATGGCCCAGCCATCACGCGGTCCTGAGAAAGGAAGGCATCCTGTGA